From Microbacterium rhizosphaerae:
CTGCGCGGCATGAGCCGCGACGAGATCCGCGTCATGACCGACGCCATGATCGCATCGGGCGAGCGGATGAGCTTCGCCTCGCTCGGCAAGCCGACGGCCGACAAGCACTCGACCGGCGGCGTCGGCGACAAGATCACGCTGCCGCTCGCGCCGCTCGTGGCATGCTTCGGCGTCGCCGTGCCGCAGCTGTCGGGTCGCGGGCTCGGACACACCGGCGGCACCCTCGACAAGCTCGAGTCGATCCCCGGGTGGCGCGCTGCGCTCACGAACGAGGAGATGTTCGCCCAACTGCGCGACATCGGCCCCGTCATCTGCGCCGCCGGTTCCGGGCTCGCGCCGGCGGACAAGAAGCTCTACGCCCTCCGTGACGTCACGGGCACCGTCGAGGCGATCCCGCTCATCGCGTCGAGCATCATGTCGAAGAAGATCGCGGAGGGCACGGGAGCGCTCGTGCTCGACGTGAAGTTCGGCTCGGGAGCGTTCATGCACGACATCGACCGTGCACGTGAGCTCGCGCGCACGATGGTCGAGCTCGGCACCGACTCGGGCGTCGCGACGACCGCGCTCCTGACCGACATGAACACGCCGCTCGGCCTCACCATCGGAAACGCGAACGAGGTGCGCGAGTCGGTCGAGGTGCTCGCCGGCGGCGGTCCTGCCGACGTCG
This genomic window contains:
- a CDS encoding thymidine phosphorylase is translated as MTVEAFDAVDVIRAKRDGGAVPEDALRWMVDAYTRGYVTDPQMAAFAMAVFLRGMSRDEIRVMTDAMIASGERMSFASLGKPTADKHSTGGVGDKITLPLAPLVACFGVAVPQLSGRGLGHTGGTLDKLESIPGWRAALTNEEMFAQLRDIGPVICAAGSGLAPADKKLYALRDVTGTVEAIPLIASSIMSKKIAEGTGALVLDVKFGSGAFMHDIDRARELARTMVELGTDSGVATTALLTDMNTPLGLTIGNANEVRESVEVLAGGGPADVVELTVALAREMLALAGQPDADVEAALRDGRAMDAWRSMIAAQGGDPDAALPQPRETHVVTAPASGVVTRMDALPFGVAAWRLGAGRARAQDPVVHAAGIDLHVKPGDTVVAGQPVLTLLADDAARFPRALEALESAWEVGEPGAASASTDRTLVRERITA